TTGACACACCATAACAATCTTTCATATGTCTGCATGTTCATCTCTTGAGGTAGACAGGGCAGAGGTCAGTTTCTTATCCAACTGATCGCCTCATCACACAATTAAGCGAAAGAGAAACATCACACATGTTTTTCTACCCGAGATCTCACCAGCAGGAATGTGGTGGGTGGCTGCCGACTTTTCTCTTCCATCTCATGGATGAGGGTATCACTGAAGTAGACATCACCAGAGAGTTTGGTGacaaatttctccccctctttcgcAAGTTCTTCCAATTCATTTAGCATGTTTTTCTCTTGCTGTTCCAGAAACTTTTTTACTTCTTCAAATTCAGAAACAACCTTCCGCTTCTCAGTGTCTACCCTATTCTGTAAAGAAGAGACATAAAAGGAAATAAAGAGACACAGGATCTACCCctgtctgtttttattatgttgtatttgttGTTCCTGTTGCTTTGAATGTCTAAAAGTTGTATAAAGTGGTGCATAAGCACAAGGATGGGAGATACATTTTTATATTAGGTAAATCAACAAAGGTAGTAGAACAAAAAGAGAAAGTAGAAGGAAACCCACAACTATTTGCATTCCACCCACTCACATCTGGAATGCAAATGACACATACCAATCAGGAAATTATATGCTAATTCAGTAatttgccttccccaatctggtcccttccagatgtgttggactactacttcCATCCCCctagccagccagctggctgggggtgatgggagttgcactccaacacatctggaaggcaccaggttaggggaaggcTAGCCTTGGTTCTCTCCCTAGGCTTCAAATGGGATGTGTGCCTTTTTGAAAGTGCagcaaatattttttattaaaattgaATGTACATTTGCCCAGTTATTTGAATAACAGAAGGAAAGGGAGATAAGTCTTGTGCTGTCACAGGTTCCAAAAAATCAGAGTTGTGCATCTATTGCACACACTtctacagcacacacacacatttagtttTCCCTGAGTTCCATCTAGGAGAGAAGATGGTAGATTTGAACCAAATgcagggccagttcacatgatcacagccATCCTTGGTCAGGACGAGAAGAGAACTACTCTTTGGAAGCTTCTGAGTTGATGTTTGAAAACATTAAGAATTTAGACTATTCACTACTATACAAGAAAAACCACTTAGAAAGTGCTTTGTCCCCCTCGGTAGTTAGAGTGATCCTCCCATGATTTGGTGGAGTTGAATATATTTCTTTAGATAAATACAATTCTTTGATGTAAACAACTAAATACTGATGAAGATATAATCAGAAACGGAATATATAATCTAGAGTTACTGTCTGTTTATGTTTGTTTATGTTATGTATCACATCAATTGTAAAATTTATATCATATGTATATGTTAGAATCATACCAATTTATGATTACATATATGTTAAGAGGCACAGTAATTGCATTGAAATTGTAGAAGTTGTATTGTAAAAGTTTTGAATaatcagatgacacaacaagcccgAGTGGGAACTATGGCTTGGGAACCATGGCCTGTTGGAGAGTTAAATAACCCTCAAATGACCCATGGGTTGTTGCTGGGTTAGGGTCGTgagaaccaggtctctgtgacaTGGGTCCTCAGATGCTGTCTGAGAAGCCATAGAATGGTATGGATTCCCATCCCAGAGGCTTTAGACACAGCTACAACCTCAGGATGTGAATCCGAGTGTGAATTGTTTGGGCCTCACAGCCACCACTGAAAGCACCAGGGTGGCTCCTCACCTTAGAACATAACAGCAATCTCAGAAAAGAAtgaagagggaggaaaggggattTTCTTTTGGCCAATGAGGGCAGCTGAGAGGAGATGGATCCAAAAGCCCCTCCATCTCTCATCCCGCCCACATGAAAGTAGGCCTGCTAGCTCTGACCTCCATCTTGCACTACGTAACAAAACTGGATGAACAGAAGGCTGTAAAAGCCTTTGTCCTCCTTCCGCCctttcagactctcttcctcctcctgatcTACCAATTCCATTGGACAGACAGCCCATACGATTGTGCTATGAATCCACTTCCACATTGGCACCTACTTTCAAATGATGTATGTCTGGCCAGGAAAGGAAGAGACAACTATATAAAAAGCAATTGACTGCAGAGTAGCACAATACATCCAGAGCCCTGGACATATGTTCCACATCTCCAGAAGAGCCAGGTAAGTATAACAATATCTCACACTCAAAACATTAGAAGGGTTCACTACTGCCCCGAAACATCTTGCATTTATCATTTTCTCCTGTATGATCATTGAaagccttttctctcttttgtctCCAAGCCTGCAATTGGGTCTCCAATTTTTCCTGAGGGAAACAAAAATAGTAAGGCAGAACTTAATATCTTGGTGGAATTATTTGgactttagagctccatcacaccaactttttcttcctggtatgcatctgcgatttccacctcagtttcattagcgcatcaagcactggtcactttcacgtgtgtgcattCTTGCgctatttcgccttgtttacctttttacTTGTGCCAGCTCGCACTTCCTGCTATCGCCACTGTGTTCACCCCAGcctgccccttttccttccccctctagtTTATATGTACTTGTGgctgatggacattctgatggacacaggtgccttccccccacccaccccactctggttttgttatctactgttttaatgatttcGCGTTTGATCGATTAGACgccatttctgcctttcgagggggagaaatagcaatgagagagtaatgagagtggggttggagcagctgatggaaaatggaggggaaggggcgagatgactgcaggacagggatgacatcgtGTGAGTGTCgtggggcaaaacggtaaacaaggcaggacgacagtgcgataaaacgctggtgtgatggagctcataataaTGGTGGAGACTAACAGGACTCGATCTGGATTTAAATTTACAAAGCCCTGTATGATTTGGTATTACTTTACTGGAGAGTTCAGTGTAACaaagtggtggggggaggtgcAAAGTTATTTCTTAACCACCTAACCTAACCCCCAGTACTTTTGTGCACTTCCACAAAGCCCAAACCTTTGTAAGCTTGTTAGCTACCACCATTCTGGTTATACTCATGCCTCAGAGACCCCTGAGTCAACTCCTCTTATATAAAGAAGAAATAATGGTACAATCCCCtgcatgtttaggtagaaaaaaatcctacaatttccagaattccccaaccaggctggctgggggattctgggagttgtgagactttttctgcctaaacatacagAGGAGTACACACTAAAATACTTAAAATTATCCATAAGCAGAACTTCAAAGGCATCAGCCTAAGAAATACGCTGAGTGTGAAAGGATCCAGGCCAAGGAGTTATAACTGAAAAAGTCGAATGGAATTTATTTAAAGGAAGTCAGAACTTATGTGGCACTCAAAGAAAATACGaaaacatggccaatggtataAAATATACAAATGCAAGGTTCTTACAAGGACTCAAGATCTTGCTTGGCCAGGAAAATCCCCaacttatagtgcaatcctatgtatgtctagtctactcataagtaagccccattgagttcaatgagttcAAGTGTGTCCCCAACATGGCAATCACAAaactttattttctatttttgtattcccccttttttaaaaaaatgtatgtacaTGGATTGTatatgtgatgttcagctgccttatgtgTTACAAaataatgtatatatatatatatatatatatatatatatatatatatatatatatacacacaaagttattgtttatagaggttcaggaaataagtaggcctcaaagTACTTACAATTTCTGGAGGGGGGTTGAATTCCTGTGTGTtaattggatggttgagggggagtgcagattggctgagtaagagtgggaggagctagataGTTGAGTCTGTGAGAAGAGTCTGTGTAGTGTAGTCAGTAGAATAAAAGAGTTTGAGTGTTATGAGAAGAGAGTGAGAGATACAGGGTGTGGGTTggaattctgtgaagtgaaggtagaagtggggtggagagaagtgaatgattatatgagagaagtAGAAGATTTATGATATATATAGTGGAACCTAGTAAagaaagaagtgactgaaaccaatacgctttTAACCTTGAAACCAtatgcatttgaactgaggaaaccattaagcttatatATGCATTTACTTGAgtataaattccaattatatttacaaacatctggtgtggtctgtggaggtgtctgagaaaacaacaaatggcagcggaatgggaaactgaaggcgaggttgctgggctgtggcgctgtggggcctgaagaaggggtgagacaggagcagcagcagtagtaggcctaaaccctcaaacacgtcattagcacaggggggattgaagtggtcctgggtgctagtggcgtggacagtcctgtcaggtagcttgtaggcgtctcaggtgaagttgagatgacacAAGGGGGCAGGGCATCACAGTATATTAGCAATTAATACATATGAAATGGGAAGAAAGTAAAATGAgtattcataaaatcaaaaagggatcctcatgatttcacATGATTTTTAATGAggacacccacaaaaccaccagcACAACCCCCACAAACCATGATCCAATCAAGAGCACATCAGCCTCCACAAACTGATCCACAAAAATCAGGGGTTCACCATTCGTGGCCCCAGTGCAAAAACATGGAAAACAGACAAGGTTCCTCTTGATTTCATGATTATTACAGCGCAACACCCCCAAATCACAATCCAGTCACAAAGGCCATTGATTTCTACAGACTGAGCCACAAAAACCTGGGATCCACCACCTATGGATGTGACCACAGTGCAAAAACATGGGCtgtagttgggggtgggggattgccctgtgaaaaTCATATGAATTATGAGGATTCCTGAGGATCCTTGCCTGTTTTCCACGATTTTGCACTGTGGCCACACCCACAAGTGCTGGATCTCTGGTTTTTATGGTTTAGTCTGTGGAGGCCGATTGGCTCTGTGAATGGATGGTGGTTTGGGGGATGTCGTCTGTAAAAGCCATATAAAATGAAGAGGATCCCTTTTTAATTTCATGGAACCTTGTTTCACCTAGGCCCTATAAAATGCATACAGCCAACATGGTGTTGTGCAAAGTACCAATAAGCCTCCAGATAAccctctaaaagctccatcacacgggggaaacatgctccctaccacCGCATCTCTGTCCGTGTTTTTGTTCcttagttacttcctcttttcaaaagaggaagtacccaacaagcatgagacccattgagtccgctgctttaatggcgttgcttctcctgcacacaacaggagagagctgcaattctgagtttaaaaataataatcagacttAATGAGAGAGGTTTTTGTCgggcaaggaaggccagaaggggtggaaggcgtgcaGGAGGTAGACAACGTCgcgtgagggacctgagcaaactccgggagtgcccagtaacgagcgtgcaataaaacggtTCTTTCCAACAAAGGGCTCCCAGCACTAACAATCACCTTTTCCTtcacaaaaaaatattttctggcaagaaaaaaaatggaagaagcaatggCAAAACCCAGGAGGACTACGCCTGAAAGATGACGACTTCTGCAGcccttgtaaaattccatgaatgccGCAGGGCGATAAAAGCCCTGTCTGGAAGCATACAAACAATATTGAGGTGTATGAACAAAGTCCGAGTGATGCTGCCAGAATGTCACTCCGCAGATTTCTTACCTTGTAATCCTGGACAGCTTCCTCGACAGGCACGAAAGTTTGATTTGTCTGATCTTTGGATTCCACGCACGTGGAACACATCAGCTTCTGCTCATCTTTGCAGAAGAGTTTCAGAGGCTCCTGGTGCGTCTCGCATATCTTCTCCCCACCGACACTTTCTGCCACCTCTACATTCATCTGTTTGGCTATTTGTACAAAATTCTCCAATTCCTTGTTCGGCCTGAACTTTCTCTTCAAGCATATTTCTCCACACCGAGGGCAAGAGAAATCAGAACCCCATTTCTCCCAGTGCTGAGTAATACAGGACTGACAGAAACTGTGCCCACAGTCTACGGACACCGGCTGAGTGAAATATTTGTGGCAAAGAGAGCACGAAGCTTCATCTTGAAGCCTTTGTGCAGAGCTGGCTGTAGCCATGACTGCCTGTGCAGAGCAACTGGAGAAGAATAGTTTCATTTCCCAGATCTCAGTGCTGGAGAAGAGGAGTTTCATTTCCCCGATCTCAGCCTGCCCTCTGATAGAACAGGCAGGAAGTGGGTGTTTCCAGAGGCTGTCAGTTTAATAAGTCCTTGCTTCACTGCATTGCCAACATTGTGGTAAAACTTGCAAAGCAAGAATCACAATAATGACTTTAAAATGACAATAATTGACATTGCAGTTGTAGCTGATATCAGTCTATATTTGCAATCAAGCCCTGTATGAATGTGACTCTAGagacagaaaaacagtggctgcaTAGGTACCCCACCTGAGTTACTCAGCATGTGGCTGGTTCTCACAAACAGCAACCCTGTATTTCAATTGTTTGCATTGTATCTATTGAAtatccattttatgtatttttagcCTTTTATTGCTGCAGTTGATATTgtagttttgttattatttatcatattaGAATTTTAAACTATATAGCACAGCCTGCcattttatgttattattattctattatcAATTATCATCAAGCTTAGAATTTGCATGTGGTGGTGGGAAAAtatcctgtttgttttatacacGTGTACTAATTCACACACCAGGGACTCATTCAACTGCACAGCTTGCTATTTTTACCCACTGCTGTGGCCGAAGTGTACTTTAAGCTGCAACAGCATATCATCAGACAATGATGCTTTTCTAATAGATCTTTAATTAAAAGATCAAACTCGATCTTGTCTTCTAAATCAGTGGATAGGTTACTGTAGAGTAAGGGATTTACTCTGTACCTGTCCTGCAGGCACCCTGGCtgttccccagccttttccatcttttcctagaatggggaaagtctggattattttccccaagcacatTCAATGCACCTTGaagcctctgtgtagtgctgtcctctcgctttttcctttgttgggtgtgtgtgctttgaatggagtcttgctgacaaaaggggagggcagggcagttctcagTGTCGAATGAGTGGGCTTTTTActactccaaccccaccctccttgcctgcagctctcttttttaaagatagagagatgAAACTTGGACCGTGAGAGCTCTAATgtagagctttaggcatgccaagtttgaatcagatcggttcataccttgatttttttaggatttttaaaatctcccccccccaccaccaccaccatttccctgatactccaccaatacGAAATTCcatctgtttgcatttgtggaggatctattttcctttactttgataatgtgatgctttgcatctccagttcataaaatagagatctgctgttcccttactcaggagtaaatcccattgatttcaactgcatttacacccaagtcatactaaaatccaatgcatgcttgcCTTTGAGTAAACGCCAttaaacagagagagacttacttctgagtaaacacctatagaactgacttttaatcgTGTGGTCACTtagaggctttttttaaaaagtctaaaacagcaaactggaaagaagggctttgcaaccctatgcttacttctggggtcttctgtttactcagaagtctgtctctctctctctgttcaatagggtttactcaaaggtaagcatgcatcagattttagtatgactcagatgaaaatgcagttgaaatcaatgggatttactcttgagtaaggaacCAGCAGATGGTCACACATTTAACAATAATGGGTAGAATAAGTGCTAAATGGCAGCATTACCAAAATTAATTATTTTCAATCACTTCCCATAATAATTGACCCAAAAGATTTGGCACAATGgcaaaaaatatttacaaattttATTTATAATGGGAAAAAGCCAAGGCTATCTAAGACCCGGAGGCAAAAACGATTGGATCAAGTTGGTTGGGGAAAGCCAAGTGTTCATAAATATTACGAAGCAAATCAGTTGAGATCCATAATATCATACATGGAGGGAACTTCAGAGAGGCCATGGGTAGGTATGGAGGCAACGAGGAAACATGTAGTTAATCAAACAAACAGTATTTGGAAGGGGGAAAGGTGACTTGAAATGGGTTGACAACCCCTTTTTGCACAGTAGATTAAAAAtttgaaagaaatggaaaatgtgaagaacaagggATCTGTTCTTAGTCGCCCCACTTGAAATATCAGCTATGAAGATTGggcctgtggcctaccttgccaggctgtttacaagaatcaaattactggggaaggcacatgggccttgcTACCGGGGTTTTTGTTGGacagaatgatcagtcaagcagccatcTGTCTTAAGGCCGTTCATCAGGGCCGTTAATCTTGAGAACATGTTttgcagctgaaggtgggaaccttctctccacacagagggagggggaacctgGAGAGCTTGCTGTTTGGGGAGccagccaccccacccctagTTTTCTTGTAGGCATAGCTATGGGGATTGCCATGATGCACTGCTGAATGTCAAAACATACCATTTACACTGCTGTCTGTGGCCACAATGACAGATGTAGGGATCCACCTGGTCTCTCATGCTGTTTCAACAGCTACATGGAAGTGGATTGTCTGGAGATTTGAATTTTGCTTCTCATTGATACACAGCTGCCAACCAACTCTACCCATTCACATCTGTCAATCCCAGGAAGACTATGGAAGTCCTGAAGCAGTGTTTGGTATCATTATCGCTCTGGATCCTAAGGCACAACCTGGGGGTGGCAAGTATTCTGAGGATTTGAAATTGTGGATACAGCCCATTTTAGATAGGTTTGCACTTTCCTTAAACAGATTTACTGTCTCCGTTGCCTTCTTGGACCCAACCCTACTTTTTTATGGGCAGGCAGAGACAGTGGtcaggagcaccttttatcagctacATCAGTTGCTCAGACTAGCTTTGGTTATTCATTCCATTCATTAGAACCAGCATgttgcagtggctagagtgttggactgggagtcaggagatccaggttctagacccacttggccatggaagctcactgggtgactttgggggagtcacagactcagcccaacctatctcacaaggtggtggttgttctgaggataaaatggaggattatgtatgccaccttgggttccttggaggaaaaaaggcgggatataaatgtaataaatatatccTCAGTAACATATgtgctggattactgcaacacattcTTCAAAGGCAGTGGGTTGAAAATGCAACTGTGAACTGCTTAAAGATttcattatattaagcagtatagaatAATGACCGAAATGTTATGTTGTTGTCTTCGTCAGCTACCAGTCTTTTTCCCCGTTCCCCTGCACTGCCCTCGCCCAGGCTCAATCCAAAGTACTGGAGCTGATGGTTAAGGCCCATAATCCTCCCCATTCCAGGTGACCCAATGGAGAGCAGCCACAAGGCAAAAGAACCAGTTCCTTAGTCCATGCTAGCCGAAATGAAGTGGAATAGCAAAGCGAGACAAGAATATGCAGTAGCAGCTGTAATGTTCAGCTCTCTTCTCTGATGCAACTGCCTGCCATCACAGTGGCTAGCAAGGCAGGCAGACAAAGGATGTAATCAGCCATTGAGGCCCAAAACCTACTATGtactcattccctcccccaggtGGTGACCACATTCAGAAGCAGGCAGCCCAGGGACTAGCCACCATCCCCAAGGGCACTGGAATTTGACAGATGTACCCTATGTACTTTGGAATGTTACAATCCATACTGGTATTGAGTTCCAGAGACACCTAGGTGGTATCTCAAAGGCTTAGAGGAGACCCACGTTTATGGAATAAAGGTACGTGTCTGAGCAGTGTTGTCACCCTCAACCCCACCCCCCCATACTCAGCCTGGAAATGCAGTAATGGGCATTTTGCCCATTAAGAAAAGTAAGACACCCCAAAACTAGACAATGAAATGTATTGAAGAAAACACTACACACATTTTGGATTGTTGCTATTTACATTATGTAGCCATCTCAATTATTACCCTAGGGTTCCTGACAGAAGCTTTCAATATATTTCACCTTTAGGAAAAATCAGATTATTATGGCACAGATTTGTTCATTTCATCTCCTGGATCAACTTAGACACAGAAGAGTGAAATTAAGCTTCAGAATAAGCCAGCTTAAGAGAAAGGATGAAAAGCTATCTGCACAAAAAACTCCCATATCCATAAGATCTGGTGATGTTCAATTCAAGATAATCGCCTCTGTGCTAGGGATGCCCACAGCCTATGTTATGGTATTCAAAACACCTTTTGCCATGAAAAGTAAATTTGCAACCATTCCTTCCAATGGAACATAAGCTGCTAGGTATTAATGCTAAAATGCAtgcagtcattttttaaaaaatgaaataataaaaagttaAATGTGAACTGATTGAAAATGCAGATAAAATTTTAATAGCTAAAAGTTTTTCCAAATTGAACAAGTTTGAGCCTACTACTAGAAAGGGGTCATACCAATCCCTTATATAAAGAAGGATGTCCTAACAGCGATGCTATTTTTTCAAGGCCTATTTAATCTACTCTTCCCAGATCTTGTGCTATACCCTAGGGCAACGTCATAAGGCCTTGGTGCAAAGGAGAGCAGTTCTGCCTCCTCATAATCTCCAATAGATGAGCAaaagtttttgtttctttaacatTCCATTTTCTTGCTCCCAAATAGCTCAACTCTCTGCTCTGATTCAGCGGGTTTGAGATCTATCGTTTCATTTGCTGGGCTCACAGAAAGAAATTAAAATCATGGACTCAAGATGTCCATTTCATGGACCCCAGTTGGATATTTCACCCCCATGCGTCTCAGAAATACAGTCTGAGCTGGGAACCCTACCACCCACAGCAATGGGTGGGTACGCGCCCCATTGAAAGAGGCTGGTGGGAACGTGAAGATGGGGTCATCAGTGTCTGCATCGGTAAAGGTCACACACTCCCCCACGTAGTCCAGGGACACTCGGATCCTCCTTGGGTGCTGGCTCAGGGACAGGGCAGTCACGGGGGACGTGAGAGCCCAGTGTTGGCCCTTCCACAGCCCAACAGCCCAGATCCCCTCCTCCGGACTGAAGTCCATCATCCCCTTCTTCTTTGAAGGATCTCGGGTGACCCCCACTGCCCAGAACTCCCCATCACCcacttccaactcccagaagtATCTCCCAGAGGTAAACCCATCACAGCCCAGAACCAAAGCCTTGGAATCCAATCTTTTGGGCGCATCGGGGACATATTGCAGGGCAGGCAGCCTGTGTCGGAGTTCATCACACCCCATGTTTCTTTGGTCCAACGACAGAAGAGCACTTGGTACATCTGCATCGAGAGCCGCATCTGCTCCAAGAAGAGAAGCAAATTTAGAGGGAGAGGAGACGGGGCCATTTCTAGACACCTCAACAGCTTCCATTCCCTACCGTAGCTTGTTGTTCGCTTTCTCTTGCTTCACATATCTCAATTTTGCTCTGCAACATGGGTTGCAGATCACTAGCTATGTTTttttggcaacagctctccaaacACTCTAAACAGAGTAGCAAGTAGAGGTAAAAATCTGCCACTGACTGACTGAAGCTCCTGGAAATTTCACTGGTATGGTAAGTTTTTGAGGGTACTAAGAATCTCCGTGGGCAAGTGCACAATGACATACTGAACCACAGAATTTATTTGATTATATTTTTGATTGCCCCTCTATTCAATGACCTAGTTTGCATGCGATGCTAAGCCACTACCATTTCATCAACTCGTGGGGCTTCACAGCGTGCACTAGCAGCCATTCTGAACATGCAAGCTACAGTAAGCACgccgtggcttgttgtgacaACATGGGTTATGCAAAGGTTCAGCAACCTTTGGATAACTctaaaacaacccatggcttacgtattcaaaatggtggctggtgcaTGCCACGAAGACTggcaggttaattaacccacattgGCTTAGCACTGCATATAAACCAGCCCAATGAGTCCTCAATATCTCTAC
This window of the Elgaria multicarinata webbii isolate HBS135686 ecotype San Diego chromosome 3, rElgMul1.1.pri, whole genome shotgun sequence genome carries:
- the LOC134395494 gene encoding E3 ubiquitin-protein ligase TRIM39-like, which produces MATASSAQRLQDEASCSLCHKYFTQPVSVDCGHSFCQSCITQHWEKWGSDFSCPRCGEICLKRKFRPNKELENFVQIAKQMNVEVAESVGGEKICETHQEPLKLFCKDEQKLMCSTCVESKDQTNQTFVPVEEAVQDYKEKLETQLQAWRQKREKAFNDHTGENDKCKMFRGSSEPF